From Rhopalosiphum padi isolate XX-2018 chromosome 2, ASM2088224v1, whole genome shotgun sequence:
CAccttatcaaaattttaatacaatgtataaCACACAGGCGTCAACCATTATTTCATGTCTTCATGATGATCGACTGGTGTAGGTAACATACCAATATTGTTCAATCAGTGGAACCACTACAGCGTTTCGAGTTTTAACTCGTGGTCGCCatgcagtaatattattatttttgtttatagtttcGTCGGCATCCTGACAATTTGCTCCGGCTTCTGCGCAATGCtcgtttatcattataaatagtgtttaatgttgtaatatatttgtatttactattttgttttgaacATCGATCGGCATTCGGGAATCATCCATCAGGTCTATAGTGACTAGCCCACTAGGGACAGTACTACAGTAGGCCAGTAGGGAGTAGGACCCCAGTTGACACTTAACGGTGTGTGACTATTGTTTAGTGGGTGTCTCGAGTTAAGATATCCATTCTTTATAACTCTTTTCACTGCCACCTGTGTCCTGTCAAACAGCCGCTGAGTAACTTCTTAGCACATTCTTATAAAGCGTCTGGCATTGGTCAAGGAACGACATTATTTACTTTTCTGAAACGTGTTTTCTATGGAACCGGCGTCTCGTCAATTCGATTCAGTCGGATGATCAGTAGTGGTTCTCTTCGCTTATCCAGAAAATAAGTCTAATGTAAGTATATGACTATGAACTGATTTGCAAAAAATCAGAAGTGCAACGCAGGAATTTTTTGTTTGGTAcgatttaataatcaaaaataacttCGATCTAAGTCGCCATTTTGAACTCGATTACACCTCTTAACACTCCCCCTCACTTATCCACCTCTTGACCACCCAgcaatctataatttttattttgagttttttactTTCTTACCTATGTGTTTTGatgttaaatcaaatttaatgtaaatgttGTATTGATCATTATGAGCAGTAGCGCTGAACTGGCTTTTTGTGAAACAAAAcctaaaatttttgttttatttgatttctCACTTCTTTGTTTCATGCAATCAggcatcaattataatttatttaacaccttttttaattttattaactcatTTATCCCTAGAACTTAATTATATCCACCCACCCATTTAAGAAGTGAAGCGATCGCTTCACATGACATGAGTTCAGCGCCACTGAGCGTGAGTGTAAGATATctgatagaaaataaaatattcactgcTACAGAAATTGAGTAGATTGATCTGTCATGCATTTTGTATTGTGTGATGTTAAATTTACAACCAGAATTACAActtctttaaatattactaactaTTGTACTATTGTAACGTTTGCCGTGATAAACAGTTTCCAATTGATATATAGTGCTGATTTGGACTCTTGGAAACAAAGTGTGTCAATctataatgattttacattatttttttttattgaatgtatatttaatatttttttatttttaaatactaattaattagtatttttcaaaatatgattttgaaattttataaaagtaattaaaataatatgtaggtattaaaatactaatattcaaatgtaacttttttttgtacttgGTTTGGAACCATTAAGTtggtataataatcaaaataaaataaaatgacacataatattgtgtataattttatttaatttaaataataatgttaaaaataacaacactattcaagtaatacaaataatgagCAACTTTAGCATGCGTTActtagaattaaattataaaatattatccaaaaAACCACTGAGACTTTTATGTCcgtgttaatttttattgaaaatattcagTGGCGGCATTTGAACCGCGCAGGCTATACATTTGcgtattttaaaaccaatattgcAGTTATTTGGCccactttataaatttattggcCTGAATAATTGATAGTTGCTCGCGCTTAAAATGCTCTATACACCatgcgtattaaaaaaaaaaaatttaaatgatgccactgaaaatattctatttatactaaaataaaatagtatacaaatatatggaTATATTCACTTGGTCACAAAAACAATTGATATTgccatgtatttaaaatttaaattacatttttatcaaaattgtgatgaaaaaaaaattatcttgaaaattacaaattattttatatagttagaaattcataaaacttTCTATACCTaagatttgaatttataatacagtCATTACCAGATAGATTGATATGGCAGTGGTGTTGCCCAAACTAGTCGCGGTGTGTTTACCTAtaaatgacattattattttattattattattaattaatacaatttctactttttgttttgaaatgaaagaatattaccaaaatattttattttaaattaataatgtaaaatcagttaaaaaatgttttgtgacATTTATgggtttattaatatattttcagtaatAACATTCAAGTACGAAGAACTCCTGGTTTTTTGTAATTGTGCTATTGCATCAATCTATGAGGCAATAACTGTACAAAGTTCTTTATATTTtgcaaacatattaaataaataaaaaaaaaatttctaccgtaaggtaaattaatttttttataactatttaaagtttaaattttaatgaaattagatATTCATCTgcagtataataactatttctccccaaataatttttgttttgtatagtgttttaaaaatgaataactgtaggtacttgaaattttcattaaataattaaattatcatgttTTACAAAtggcataatttaaaaaatatttagaacattttgatattttgattttattagttattttttctataaataccaataacaaaatgttggatgggtcaaaattcttgaaaatttagtacaaggtcccatataaattattctaatatctatattaaaatgacaattttttaatatataaatatgaagtttaaaattgtaaaaattgtgaaaattataaactacaaGTATTGTAAaagtctttaatttttattgctaaggtttgaaaatttaatattatatgatgaacCTATTTTCATTGTTTACAGTATTTACTAAAAGATATTAAATCTtgagttatataagttgataaaatatagtataaaactataaataatgtatattattataatgtttaaattctaataatataataaatgcaacattttcaaaaatatttagtaataaataaatgactaatagttaaatcaaaaatcatttCATGAAATATAGTTAGTGATTTAAACTAGTAGGCCATCTTCACACAGAatcatttttgtatacattgatctatcattaaattcaaatttaacatacccaTAACAGTAACTTACTTGACacttaatataaagtatagcgGTACCCACTTttctaccttttttttaaaatatttatatatgtaaaaaatgggtatatttttaaaacaaatctaaacaaaatagaatttttacTGTTgtgtgtaattcaaaaataaattacaatagaaatttgaattttttaccaaatatatatgtatatgctaGCTGTATTATCACAGGTTAGAATTAATCTTTCTATGGTTTTTCAATTTGCTATTTTATAGGAATCTATAGGAGCTGCAAAAATAAGCTATAAACATAGAATCTCAAGAAatctaatgatatattttttattaaaatggttaGTCTTTCATAACAGATAGATagaagaattataaaataaattataaataaagatttaattttttgttatagacATCAATCAgtagcataattattaattggcaATAAcactatttacataatattatgtgtatctatttatatttaatgtttatacattgaTTTATTTAGGTTAATGTTTGATAAATCAGTTGAGagttcaattttgaaaatgtattagttttctGAATATCTCTTATGTGGGATAAGTACTCTATACAGTATTTCCTGTAAATTTTGTTTGATGTGTCCTTCATTATACCAACGGAATTATTCTTGTTCAATTTTTgacacaaaatatttgttttagcattttcttaatataccataagttttaaaatattttggcttaaaatgccaaaatatatacaacttgAATTtctctaatttttattattaaattttataggtaattaatttttttataagtaaaacagttattaaaaagtattgaaattacatttttttctaataaatcttcaaatttaaaatgtttaccttttttaattcatcaaaaatcatgaaaagatgtacataaaaattaataaagtttttaattttatacaagtcttgaaaatgttatatatattcataaggGGTTATTtactagaatttaaataaagtataattttaggccacatatattttttgacgAGTGATTGAAGTTCAATTTTTTACAGTATTAGATATTCACATGTTATAACACAAATTATTCTTATAGCAATTTATatgtatcttaaatatatatgcacaattatttttataagtgtttgaaattaaaattttgtttaaattgtcaagatacgaacatttaaaaaatattttgtaggtagtttaaaatagtaattttttattgctgtagcttgaaaatttaataaatataatacaatattcttcATTATACTCCAGTCACTGAGAGAGCGCTTCTGGGCGGCGACCAAAATTTGTCCGTTCTTGCGCATTCCCACCACTAAACCCTCCAAAACACTGGCTGCCGTAATGGTAGAGTGGGAGAAATTTAGGTATGAATCCTCAAAGCTCAATCATTTGTATGTGCGAAGGAGTAGCGCTTTATCAGTGGCCGGAGTATAGTTGTTTTTACAGAAACTTAAAAATCTCATAAATACACGATAtgcactattatataataaataaggttCTTAGGTTGAATATGATTTGTATTGACAATCTACttcaagttttaaatattcaaaaatgtattgtttgtaTGATTTACAGAGATAAAAATATGGGTAGTCCATCAAGATCAAGATGGGTAATAAATGACGAAGTTATGGaagtagataatttatattcagCTTTTTATGCAAGAAATAATGCACGTGTACCAAAtggtaaaaatagttaatattttaatgttatatgttttatatttaaaaaattattctttcttACCATTATGATCTCTATTATGATGGTATAGATGTACCAGAAAATCTAAGTATAGGTCTCAGAATTAATCCACTTATGTTTGGCTCTAATCCACCTCGACCACCTCCACAAAATGAAGTCAATGATCCAATAGATCCAGTAGATCCTGTACATTTAGTTCATCCAGTTGATCCAGTAGATGCTGTTCAATATGATGAAACTAGTTCAGATTCAATTGtaagttttatgttttatattatacataatattataagtaaaatatattaaatgtagttatttaattgtttgttaGAATTTACTATAGGTACAGGCATACTCTAGCTAATACAATTTCATTAAGaagacgccatacccgcatgtgttgtctctgtcataCTAAtttacatcataacaaattttcgttcagcagaatacattttgtgatgttagctttaatatcagagtaaatttacctatcattaaatttaaagctaagaatattatctaaacaatgacatatgcttttattgatattattattttaaaatgagttatagctatgtaaaatattacaactttaaaatgataatatcaatagaaTTATATGTctttgtctagataatattcttagctttaaatttaataataggtaaatttactctgatattaaagctaatatcacaaaatttattctgctgaacaaaaatttgttataatgaatgttagtaagacagagaaaCACATGCAGGTATGGCGTTATCTtaagtttgtttaaaaataataaattatattattagatgttagtatattattttttcttaaatttaatttaaagaatcaacaatttttaacttgtttttttatcataaaattgaaCTATTAGTATTTCACtattactatacaatttattattgtttgttaatcatcataataaataactcattttttttCAGGATTCTCGTTCATCAAGTGTAATTTTGATGTCAAGTACTCGAACAACTCCAAGACCTGGAAGATTTACAGAATCTTCAGAAGATTCTTCAGAAGAATCTCTAATAGGATTTCCTATAGATCCTCCAGCAGGATCTCCAGCAGGATTTCCTACAGAATCTCCAATGGATTCTCTAGCATCATCTCCAGAAACATCTCCAGAATCATCTAGAATGGGATCTCTAGAGTCATCTCCAGTGGGATCTCCAGCTACATCTCGACCAACATCGCCATCAAGATCTGCAGCACCATCTGCAGCAACATCTTTAAAACGTACTTTAGAAGATGCAGCCACTACATTACAAACCATTAgcggtaaattataaattacataagtttttatcaaaaaattgttatttatttttatttttgttttcttattaaacaattaatatattatattagttatatttatttaaaatattattatatacatatttattttatagacaatCCAGATGAAGCATTTGCCTGTTCAATATGTTTAGATACTTTGACTAATACTGGATCTCATAAACCTGCATGTTTGAAATGTGGTCATATTTTTGGAGAGAATTGTTTACAAAGATggattaaagtaaatattaagcaatggtttttttttgtacatgtttatatgttatatgttatatgttttatattctcTTTTATTAGGTTGGATGTAATAGGGATGCAAGAAGATGTCCAACATGTAACACTAAAGCAAGCTTAAAAGATATTAGAGTTTTATATACTAGAAATCTAGTAGCAGTTGATACTGCAGAGATAACTGCTCTTGAACTTAAAGTGGaacaagtaataattaataaaatatatttattactgacACAACAGTTATTTTGCTCTAAACATATTTGATTtggattattaaataaatttaatatatattaattattgtccttgttttgttttttcttaGGAAAATCGGGCAAAAAATTTAATGCATTTGGAAGCAGAAAGATGGAAAGTGAAAGCTACATTTTTAGACCACGaagtaaaaagattaaaaactatAGTGAATGTAGAGTTACAAAAAAAAGCGTCAATTAGTGGTCCAACTACATTACGACAATgcataaaaaagataaatatttgcaAAAACCTAGGCTGTAGGGTTAtggcatttaataaaaataatatgatgatggtAAGTGTTAATTAAtagaattaattcattttttttaaaattatcatcaaattaaattattatcaggtGGTGTCACAACATTCTGATACAACATTATTTAAGTCACACGTAATCAGAAAAATGAACGGAGCAATACTGGAACCTTCTAAAGAATGTATTTTTgcacataaaaaacaaattcgtGATATGGCGTTTCACCCTATTGAACACAATCTTTTGGCTTCTGTTGGTTTGGATAAAACCATAAATCTAACAGATTTAAGTGTTAACACGGTGGTTTCCTCTGTAGatggtaattatatttatttttgtaatattgtctcaatataattttctattgattATGTCTAAATTTACAGTTCCTGAACCATTGTGGTCATGTTGTTGGGCTGGTGATAATACTAACGTGTTGGTTGCGGGCGGTCAAATGGGCTCTGTATTTTTTATCGACCGTAGATATATGAAATTGTTCAACACTGAACAGATTCGAAAACCTGGTTGTGTTTCTCTTAATCCACTCCCACCGTCATCATCTCGATCATTCCTCAATGGTGGAGTTCTTAAGACTAGAATGGACTTCTTGTCTGTGCTTGAACAAGAACCTGGACAAGAACTTAATGTATACAGAGATGTGGAATTGCCATTAAAAGGACTCTGGTCTAGTTCTTCTTATGACAGTCAATCTAATCTACTCCTGTCATCTTCTAAACCGTGTGGTCCCAACAAGTCTGTTAGACATGTTGTGTCTAAATTGGCTGATTATAATCCAGAAGGTCCTTTATTAAATCCAGTGGTCACATTTTATGGttagttttgacaaaattgtataaagtattattgtaataactatttatagtgtgtttttaataattatttataatgtatttgtattttatatatttaattatacttgtaaTACTTTCAGGTGGAGATAAGTCTACACAATTATCTCGCTCGTGTTTAGTTCCACCAAACGGCGGATACAACGAAGACATGTTAGCGTGTTGTTTTGATGAAAGATCTAGCACCATCAAAGTATTCAATATCAATGCAGGCAATAATGTTCACAATTTCCATGTTACTGAAAACTTTTTGGATCTATGTCCCTTACCCGGGCTAATCATAAATGGTAGACGAACAATGGCTGGTTTGTCAGAAAATGCTATGAGTGTTTTCTCtgtttaaaaaacagaaaactttctgtttttgtttgtatatgcatttattacttttaaatttaaattaaagatttttccATGAACAAAATAGTAGTGAGTTATGTGCATATATTCTCGtacatttgattaaatattgtgttatcctatattcatttattttaaacttagttatttaataagtcTGATGTCTGTtgacatacaatattatgtatttgcttgtataaatattttattgttatgatttatttgccatttaactttaattatattcttactttaaattttcaagattaaaatacatgtatattgttttgaatttatggttgaaaaaaattaaataaatgtataacataatgtgtttatatatatcatcaaaacataatattatcactggAGTACAGATTTTACAACATCATAGAACTATagcaaaagtattaaaattaaaatttttaaaaacaaaacagaaTTCGAAAGTTGTTTTATCAAcaagttatgaaaataaaaatcaacattttaatataatgtcagAATTGCAtgtgatttatattttcaaaattcaatacTTTTACTTTAGGTtggcttatataataatttaaaatataaaaaaataacttactaaATGCTATTCATCGctgtaacacaaaaaaaaaaattgtatttatatttttagtttatatagtttaatgaaAATGTACTTCTTgactatcttatatttttttttcataggtaTTTTCAAGTATGCATAAAAgattacaaaaacaaatataagtaatattattcaaatatatttttaaatttaataataattaagtaacaaCTTATTTGAGGGTTTGATATGTATGTGTTAACTTTAACCATGATATTTtgcattaattcaaattaaacaaataaaaataattatacaataatttaacaataaaaaaaaatatacattttacggataaaaaaaaaatatactaaaacaaatatttatgtatgtataaaaaaagtatatgatataaaaattgcaatttaatatttacaacaaaatatttcaatcagtCTAATTCCCActctaatgaaaataaaacaatatacaaatcCAACAATTGTTTAAATCTAGCTATTTGAATGGAATAAATAGtcacaattaaataaaagtcaCAAGTGatcatatttatgtttatggCCAAACTAAGTACGCAATTTTTGGGGTTAAGATTCCCATAATCACACTTGATATCAAATTGACACTGTGATTATCCAAAATTCTTCTCCCGGATATGTGCACAATATCTTTGCCAGGGTGTTCCACTATTGTTCCTGTTTTTCGATTAAAACCTGAATAAAATAaggtaatttatgtattatcattttaaacctTTAAGttctaaatatataacttatttgaAATTGGttgaagaattttaaataaccataatatactaTTCTCAGCTATTACACAAAGAagcctttaaaaataatttttataatgaaaatattttataaattaagatagTAGACAAGTATCagtttaataaatctaaaattaaaatttttaacagattaaatgataaaattcacACAATTTGAGCAGTTTTcaacataaaattgttaatattttattattttatttttcttgagcTAAtctattttggttttaaa
This genomic window contains:
- the LOC132920613 gene encoding E3 ubiquitin-protein ligase RFWD3-like isoform X1, translated to MICIDNLLQVLNIQKCIVCMIYRDKNMGSPSRSRWVINDEVMEVDNLYSAFYARNNARVPNDVPENLSIGLRINPLMFGSNPPRPPPQNEVNDPIDPVDPVHLVHPVDPVDAVQYDETSSDSIDSRSSSVILMSSTRTTPRPGRFTESSEDSSEESLIGFPIDPPAGSPAGFPTESPMDSLASSPETSPESSRMGSLESSPVGSPATSRPTSPSRSAAPSAATSLKRTLEDAATTLQTISDNPDEAFACSICLDTLTNTGSHKPACLKCGHIFGENCLQRWIKVGCNRDARRCPTCNTKASLKDIRVLYTRNLVAVDTAEITALELKVEQENRAKNLMHLEAERWKVKATFLDHEVKRLKTIVNVELQKKASISGPTTLRQCIKKINICKNLGCRVMAFNKNNMMMVVSQHSDTTLFKSHVIRKMNGAILEPSKECIFAHKKQIRDMAFHPIEHNLLASVGLDKTINLTDLSVNTVVSSVDVPEPLWSCCWAGDNTNVLVAGGQMGSVFFIDRRYMKLFNTEQIRKPGCVSLNPLPPSSSRSFLNGGVLKTRMDFLSVLEQEPGQELNVYRDVELPLKGLWSSSSYDSQSNLLLSSSKPCGPNKSVRHVVSKLADYNPEGPLLNPVVTFYGGDKSTQLSRSCLVPPNGGYNEDMLACCFDERSSTIKVFNINAGNNVHNFHVTENFLDLCPLPGLIINGRRTMAGLSENAMSVFSV
- the LOC132920613 gene encoding E3 ubiquitin-protein ligase RFWD3-like isoform X2, which gives rise to MGSPSRSRWVINDEVMEVDNLYSAFYARNNARVPNDVPENLSIGLRINPLMFGSNPPRPPPQNEVNDPIDPVDPVHLVHPVDPVDAVQYDETSSDSIDSRSSSVILMSSTRTTPRPGRFTESSEDSSEESLIGFPIDPPAGSPAGFPTESPMDSLASSPETSPESSRMGSLESSPVGSPATSRPTSPSRSAAPSAATSLKRTLEDAATTLQTISDNPDEAFACSICLDTLTNTGSHKPACLKCGHIFGENCLQRWIKVGCNRDARRCPTCNTKASLKDIRVLYTRNLVAVDTAEITALELKVEQENRAKNLMHLEAERWKVKATFLDHEVKRLKTIVNVELQKKASISGPTTLRQCIKKINICKNLGCRVMAFNKNNMMMVVSQHSDTTLFKSHVIRKMNGAILEPSKECIFAHKKQIRDMAFHPIEHNLLASVGLDKTINLTDLSVNTVVSSVDVPEPLWSCCWAGDNTNVLVAGGQMGSVFFIDRRYMKLFNTEQIRKPGCVSLNPLPPSSSRSFLNGGVLKTRMDFLSVLEQEPGQELNVYRDVELPLKGLWSSSSYDSQSNLLLSSSKPCGPNKSVRHVVSKLADYNPEGPLLNPVVTFYGGDKSTQLSRSCLVPPNGGYNEDMLACCFDERSSTIKVFNINAGNNVHNFHVTENFLDLCPLPGLIINGRRTMAGLSENAMSVFSV